Proteins from a single region of Nocardioides anomalus:
- a CDS encoding class I SAM-dependent methyltransferase, translating to MAFYADAALYDRLFPGGDEAVAHYRAAADRAGGSVLELGSGTGRKLLPLAADDHPCTGLELAPAMLERARHAAADRGLTVDWVAGDMRAFDLARTFDLVFSSGNSLLHLLETADLLSCLRAVRRHLAPGGRFVFDVFNPHPRLLAAADGARRTRADLGFDDPDRGPVTVDVAETYDAAAQVTRGTWSFSSADERDFLVVPLALRSVFPQELPLLLAAAGLRLVERLGDWSGTPFTGAAALQLCVCEAD from the coding sequence GTGGCCTTCTACGCGGACGCGGCGCTCTACGACCGGCTCTTCCCCGGCGGCGACGAGGCCGTCGCCCACTACCGAGCCGCGGCCGACCGCGCCGGAGGCTCCGTCCTCGAGCTCGGCAGCGGCACCGGCCGCAAGCTGCTGCCCCTCGCCGCCGACGACCACCCGTGCACCGGCCTGGAGCTCGCGCCGGCCATGCTCGAGCGGGCCCGCCACGCCGCCGCCGACCGGGGCCTCACCGTGGACTGGGTGGCCGGCGACATGCGCGCCTTCGACCTCGCCCGCACCTTCGACCTGGTCTTCAGCTCCGGCAACTCGCTGCTCCACCTGCTCGAGACCGCCGACCTGCTGAGCTGCCTGCGCGCCGTGCGCCGCCACCTCGCCCCCGGAGGCCGCTTCGTCTTCGACGTCTTCAACCCCCACCCCCGTCTGCTCGCCGCGGCCGACGGCGCCCGGCGTACCCGTGCGGACCTGGGCTTCGACGACCCCGACCGCGGACCCGTGACCGTCGACGTCGCCGAGACCTACGACGCCGCCGCCCAGGTGACCCGCGGGACCTGGTCGTTCTCCAGCGCCGACGAGCGCGACTTCCTGGTCGTGCCGCTCGCGCTGCGCAGCGTGTTCCCCCAGGAGCTGCCCCTGCTCCTCGCCGCCGCCGGCCTGCGCCTGGTCGAGCGCCTAGGCGACTGGTCCGGCACGCCGTTCACCGGCGCCGCCGCGCTGCAGCTCTGCGTCTGTGAGGCGGACTGA
- a CDS encoding MazG nucleotide pyrophosphohydrolase domain-containing protein: MDFSELSEMARAVRAAYAAQEAERYGRPWSREEIMLGFLGDVGDLAKLVQGKEGVRPRADLDDALAHELADCLWCVMTLADAYGVDLERAFVATMAELGRAIDDE, from the coding sequence ATGGACTTCTCCGAGCTGAGCGAGATGGCCCGCGCCGTGCGAGCGGCGTACGCCGCGCAGGAGGCCGAGCGCTACGGCCGCCCGTGGTCGCGTGAGGAGATCATGCTCGGCTTCCTCGGTGACGTCGGCGATCTGGCCAAGCTGGTGCAGGGCAAGGAGGGCGTCCGGCCGCGCGCCGACCTGGACGACGCCCTGGCGCACGAGCTGGCCGACTGCCTGTGGTGCGTGATGACGCTCGCCGACGCCTACGGCGTCGACCTCGAGCGGGCGTTCGTGGCCACGATGGCCGAGCTGGGGCGGGCGATCGACGACGAGTAG
- a CDS encoding DUF4190 domain-containing protein yields the protein MSTPQDPADPQNPYGTPGSDSTPPPPPPNPYGTGPTEPPSAPAAPSTPDYSSAPPPPPPAYGQPQPPAYGQPQAPAYGQPPFPQYGAPQEQQPGKGMAIAALIISFFGCVFIGALVAIPLAIVVLVRSRGGQNHGKGLAISAIVVSLVTLALPIILLVAGVSYVNSLTDVNDLDQGDCITADGLSDENAKSVTDIKTVDCSDKHDGEVIAVVDLTADQAQNYTSTPISEICGPAIDAAGKTDLITESVIYTSLTVSDPAAGDQAACVAYNADGSQLTGTLGS from the coding sequence ATGAGCACACCGCAAGACCCGGCCGACCCGCAGAACCCCTACGGCACGCCGGGCTCGGACTCCACCCCGCCGCCCCCGCCGCCGAACCCCTACGGCACCGGGCCCACCGAGCCGCCCTCGGCCCCGGCCGCGCCCTCGACGCCCGACTACAGCAGCGCGCCGCCGCCTCCCCCGCCGGCATACGGCCAGCCGCAGCCGCCGGCCTACGGGCAGCCGCAGGCGCCGGCGTACGGTCAGCCGCCGTTCCCGCAGTACGGCGCCCCGCAGGAGCAGCAGCCCGGCAAGGGCATGGCGATCGCGGCGCTGATCATCTCGTTCTTCGGCTGCGTGTTCATCGGCGCGCTGGTCGCGATCCCGCTGGCCATCGTGGTGCTCGTGCGCAGCCGCGGTGGCCAGAACCACGGCAAGGGCCTGGCGATCTCCGCCATCGTCGTCAGCCTGGTGACGCTGGCGCTGCCGATCATCCTGCTGGTGGCCGGGGTGAGCTACGTCAACAGCCTCACCGACGTCAACGACCTCGACCAGGGCGACTGCATCACCGCCGACGGGCTGTCGGACGAGAACGCCAAGAGCGTCACCGACATCAAGACCGTGGACTGCTCGGACAAGCACGACGGCGAGGTCATCGCGGTGGTCGACCTGACCGCGGACCAGGCGCAGAACTACACCTCGACGCCCATCAGCGAGATCTGCGGGCCCGCCATCGACGCCGCCGGCAAGACCGACCTGATCACCGAGTCGGTCATCTACACCTCGCTCACCGTGTCGGACCCCGCAGCCGGCGACCAGGCCGCGTGCGTGGCCTACAACGCCGACGGCTCGCAGCTCACCGGCACGCTGGGCAGCTGA
- a CDS encoding MFS transporter, which produces MSRRTTVLVLVGIVLLSVNLRPAAVSVGPVLDEIRAGLGMGPASAGVLTSLPVLSFAVFGALAPVVARRLGPHRVTLLALLAVVAGLAARSVVHDEAAFLVLSLVATAGMAMANVLIPSLVRLHFPDRIGQVTALYTTMLAVGLTAAFLLTVPVSHAFGSWRYGLAVWAVLAAVAALPWFGLVRHDTTMEAPKRDVGYGDIARTRLGWAMTLFFGIQSLMAYAVFGWFATLWRDADFGAGAAGALVGIVAGMSIPLSLFLPQLVARPGDQRWVLVLVIACYPVAYVGLLVAPHSLAVLWAVVLGAALTTFPIALTYIGLRTRTAGATAALSGWTQSTGYLLAVAGPFGIGVLHEASGGWDVPLVVLLVLSVPLFVVGMYVGRPAHIEDQLRAS; this is translated from the coding sequence GTGAGCCGCCGCACCACTGTCCTGGTCCTGGTCGGCATCGTGCTCCTCTCCGTCAACCTGCGACCGGCGGCGGTCAGCGTCGGCCCGGTCCTCGACGAGATCCGCGCCGGTCTGGGCATGGGCCCGGCCTCCGCGGGTGTGCTCACCTCGCTGCCGGTGCTCTCCTTCGCGGTCTTCGGCGCCCTGGCCCCGGTGGTCGCCCGACGCCTCGGGCCGCACCGCGTGACCCTGCTGGCCCTGCTGGCCGTGGTCGCCGGGCTCGCCGCGCGCTCCGTGGTGCACGACGAGGCGGCGTTCCTCGTGCTGTCGCTGGTGGCGACCGCGGGGATGGCCATGGCCAACGTGCTGATCCCCTCGCTGGTCCGACTGCACTTCCCCGACCGGATCGGGCAGGTGACCGCGCTCTACACCACGATGCTGGCGGTCGGGCTGACCGCGGCCTTCCTGCTCACGGTGCCGGTCTCACACGCGTTCGGCAGCTGGCGCTACGGCCTGGCCGTGTGGGCGGTCCTCGCCGCCGTCGCGGCGCTGCCGTGGTTCGGGCTGGTCCGCCACGACACGACGATGGAGGCGCCCAAGCGCGACGTGGGCTACGGCGACATCGCCCGGACCCGCCTCGGCTGGGCCATGACGCTGTTCTTCGGGATCCAGTCGCTGATGGCCTACGCCGTCTTCGGCTGGTTCGCCACGCTGTGGCGCGACGCGGACTTCGGGGCCGGCGCGGCCGGCGCGCTGGTCGGGATCGTGGCGGGGATGTCGATCCCGCTCTCGCTGTTCCTCCCGCAGCTGGTGGCGCGCCCGGGCGACCAGCGGTGGGTGCTGGTGCTGGTCATCGCCTGCTACCCGGTCGCCTACGTGGGCCTGCTCGTCGCCCCGCACTCGCTGGCCGTCCTGTGGGCCGTCGTGCTGGGCGCCGCGCTCACCACGTTCCCGATCGCGCTGACCTACATCGGGCTGCGCACCCGCACCGCCGGCGCCACCGCCGCGCTGTCCGGCTGGACGCAGTCGACCGGCTACCTCCTGGCCGTGGCCGGACCGTTCGGCATCGGCGTCCTCCACGAGGCCAGCGGCGGCTGGGACGTCCCGCTCGTGGTGCTGCTGGTGCTGTCGGTGCCGCTGTTCGTCGTGGGGATGTACGTCGGCAGGCCGGCCCACATCGAGGACCAGCTCCGCGCCTCCTGA